From one Triticum aestivum cultivar Chinese Spring chromosome 4B, IWGSC CS RefSeq v2.1, whole genome shotgun sequence genomic stretch:
- the LOC123093752 gene encoding E3 ubiquitin-protein ligase WAV3 has product MEGTDQENPCAICLGGMAAGGGQATFTAECSHTFHFNCISASVAHGHLVCPLCNARWRELPLLRPTAPVPQPPTLPRLGRPVPMHAVQPPNEPISSPPLMHGGMPPFPAQAPPPPRGHIMQHHQPPPNVHVVQQQQPPPEPTVVFDDDEQVEPASRPPADDTPPATSNGAVVVNTHAEYAVVARDSSSDNFAVLVHVKAPGMADAVAAGSDKPPPRAPLDLVTVLDVSGSMSGHKLALLKQAMRFVIDNLGPDDRLSVVSFSSEARRLTRLTRMSDAGKALAVSAVESLAARGGTNIAEGLRTAAKVLDERRHRNAVSSVVLLSDGQDTYTMMRRRGPSGVQASNYEELVPPSFARTGADGDWSAPIHTFGFGNDHDAAAMHVIAEATGGTFSFIENEAVIQDAFAQCIGGLLSVVVQEARIAVSCVHPGVRVVSIKSGRYESRVDEDGRAASVRVGELYADEERRFLLFLAVPRTEATDSDTTALVKVAFSYRNAATGAEVSVTAEDTVVARPEHAPDTSERSVEVERERVRVEAAEDIAAARAAAERGEHQEAVEILENRQRALEQSEAAGDGDPMIMALGAELQEMRGLVSNRQSYMRSGRAYMLAGMSAHQQQRATSRQMLEPEEQQTLMRARTGVRRMIRRVGSSGGGYMAAAPVAEASNEATMSYATPAMRAMLLRSRVVRGASTEQGQQEEPMAGEEDAGSSEPKIQTPKDVNQ; this is encoded by the exons ATGGAAGGCACTGACCAG GAGAATCCTTGCGCCATCTGCCTCGGCGGCATGGCCGCCGGCGGCGGGCAGGCCACCTTCACGGCGGAGTGCTCCCACACCTTCCACTTCAACTGCATCTCCGCCAGCGTCGCGCACGGCCACCTCGTCTGCCCGCTCTGCAACGCGCGCTGGCGAGAGCTGCCGTTACTGCGACCCACCGCGCCGGTGCCGCAGCCGCCTACGCTGCCTAGGCTGGGTCGTCCCGTTCCCATGCACGCCGTGCAGCCTCCGAACGAGCCGATATCATCGCCTCCTCTCATGCACGGCGGGATGCCTCCGTTCCCCGcgcaggcgccgccgccgccgcgcgggcATATCATGCAGCATCACCAGCCGCCGCCGAACGTGCatgtcgtgcagcagcagcagccaccGCCCGAGCCTACGGTCGTCTTCGACGACGACGAGCAGGTGGAGCCGGCCTCCAGGCCGCCAGCTGACGATACACCGCCAGCTACATCGAACGGGGCAGTGGTCGTCAACACGCACGCCGAGTACGCGGTCGTCGCCCGGGACTCGTCCAGCGACAACTTCGCCGTGCTCGTGCACGTCAAGGCTCCCGGGATGGCCGACGCCGTGGCGGCCGGCAGCGACAAGCCGCCCCCGCGCGCGCCGCTGGACCTCGTGACCGTGCTCGACGTCAGCGGCAGCATGAGCGGCCACAAGCTGGCGCTGCTGAAGCAGGCCATGCGGTTCGTCATCGACAACCTCGGCCCCGACGACCGCCTCTCCGTCGTGTCCTTCTCCTCCGAGGCGCGCCGGCTGACCAGGCTCACGCGCATGTCGGACGCCGGGAAGGCCCTGGCCGTGAGCGCCGTGGAGTCCCTTGCGGCGCGCGGCGGCACCAACATCGCCGAGGGGCTCCGCACGGCCGCCAAGGTGCTCGACGAGCGCCGGCACAGGAACGCCGTCTCCAGCGTCGTGCTCCTCTCCGACGGACAGGACACCTATACCATGATGAGGCGCCGAGGGCCGTCCGGCGTCCAGGCCAGTAACTACGAGGAGCTCGTCCCGCCCTCCTTCGCGCGCACGGGCGCCGACGGCGACTGGTCAGCGCCGATCCACACTTTCGGCTTCGGCAACGACCACGACGCCGCCGCGATGCACGTCATCGCCGAGGCGACAGGCGGCACGTTCTCGTTCATCGAGAACGAGGCGGTGATCCAGGACGCGTTCGCGCAGTGCATCGGCGGGCTGCTCTCCGTCGTGGTCCAGGAGGCGCGCATCGCCGTCTCGTGCGTGCACCCCGGGGTCCGTGTCGTGTCCATCAAGTCCGGCCGCTACGAGAGCCGCGTCGACGAGGACGGCCGGGCCGCGTCTGTTCGAGTCGGGGAACTCTACGCCGACGAGGAGAGGCGTTTCTTGCTGTTCCTGGCCGTGCCAAGAACCGAGGCGACAGACAGCGACACCACTGCTCTGGTGAAAGTGGCCTTCAGCTACAGAAACGCGGCGACCGGCGCGGAGGTGAGCGTGACGGCCGAGGACACGGTGGTGGCGAGGCCAGAGCACGCGCCGGACACGTCGGAGCGCTCAGTGGAGGTGGAGCGGGAGCGCGTCCGGGTGGAGGCGGCAGAAGACATCGCggcggcgagggcagcggcggAGCGGGGAGAGCACCAGGAGGCGGTGGAGATCCTCGAGAACCGTCAGCGGGCGCTGGAGCAGTCGGAGGCGGCAGGGGACGGCGACCCCATGATCATGGCGCTGGGGGCCGAGCTGCAGGAGATGCGCGGGCTTGTGTCGAACCGGCAGAGCTACATGAGGTCGGGGCGGGCGTACATGCTGGCCGGCATGAGCGCGCACCAGCAGCAGCGCGCCACCTCCAGGCAGATGCTGGAGCCGGAGGAGCAGCAGACGTTGATGAGGGCGCGGACTGGAGTGAGGAGGATGATCAGAAGAGTGGGGTCGAGCGGCGGGGGATATATGGCGGCGGCGCCAGTGGCCGAGGCGTCGAACGAGGCGACCATGTCGTACGCGACGCCGGCCATGCGCGCCATGCTGCTGCGCTCGCGTGTGGTGCGTGGGGCGTCGACCGAGCAAGGGCAGCAGGAGGAGCCCATGGCCGGAGAAGAAGATGCCGGGAGCTCCGAGCCGAAGATCCAAACTCCGAAGGACGTGAACCAGTAG